Below is a window of Desmonostoc muscorum LEGE 12446 DNA.
ACTTGCTCCCCGTTTGGCGTTGCTTTCTACAAGTGCCATTAGCTGCTCAGAACGCTCCTCGTCTTGGAAAAATTTGTCTTGTAACAATTGAGCTGCGGCTAAAATTGGTGTCAATATATTATTCAAGTCGTGGGCAATACCGCCTGCAAGAGTGCCAATACTTTCCAATCGCTGGGTGCGAAAAAACTGCTCTTGGAGTTGTTTCTTTTCTGTAATATCTGTGTCAACACAGAGGATGGATTTGGGTTTGCCGTTTGCATCCTGCATCAATGTCCAGCGGCTTTCGACGACAATTTTCTTACCGGATTTGGTAATTTTATCTAACTCACCTTGCCAAGAACCACTTTCAATTACGCTCTTTAGCGGTACTTCTAATTGCGTTTTAGTTTCTGCTTGGAACAAAATTTCTCGAGAGTCTGTTGTCATCATCTCTGTAGAAAGCCAACCGTACATCCGCTCTGCACCTTTATTCCAGAATAAAATTTGCGATTGAAAATCTCGAACTAATATAGCGTCGGTGGCAATATCAAGTAGAGCTGCTTGTTCGGAGATTTTTTGTTCGTTGAGTTTGCGATCGGTAACATCTCTGTTTGTACCGATCATTCGTATCGGCTCACCGATTTCGTTATAGTATACCTGACTTGTTGAGTTTAACCAGTGTATACTGCCATCAGGCCAGACAACTCGATACTCTGTGGTTCCTCTTCCTTGTTCGATAACGCGAGTTATACTTGCAACCACAGATTCGCGGTCTTCTGGATGGATTAAATTCAGGTAGTCTTCAAAGGGTGGACATGAAGTGCCGCTCGGTAGACCATAAAGTGGTCCCATATTGGCAGACCAAATAACGGTATTAGCCATCAGGTTCCTGTCCCAGATACCCATTTGGGCAGTTTCCAGAGCTAAACTCAATCGCGCTTCACTTTCTTGCAGTGATTCTTCTGCGAGTTTGCGATCGGTGATATCTTCGGCGATACCACCATAGTAGTTAATTTTTCCTTGGGCGTTGCATACAGGAAAACCCCGATTCCAAATCCAGCGTAATGAGCCATCAAGTTGGAAAATCCTGTATTCTGCTGAAGCTGACTGATTATTCAGCAGTTGTTCTATGAGTTTGGTGTGGCAATGGCCATCGTCTGGATGAACCGTGTTTATCCAAAACTCCGACTGCTCAAATAAATCCTGAGAAGAACGACCCCAAATCTTTTCATAAGCAGGACTAATGTACAAAGGATCGAATGAATCAGGGCTAGCAATCCAAATCACTGCTTGGCTGTTTTCAGCAAAATTGCGAAATTTCTCCTCACTTTGGCGCAATGCTTCTTCGGCAAGTTGGCGATCGCGCAGCGCAACTTGCTGTTCAGTAATGTCTCTTCCAACCCCTTGGATTTCAACAACCTGTCCTTTTTCATCTTTAATTGCAATACTTTTCCATTGAAACCAGCGGATACCGTTGACAGTAAATGCACGTCGTTCACCAGTTGTCAAGGTATAAGATGAAGATACTAAAGCTGTCACATTTTCCATTACTTGCGGCAAGTCATCTGGATGAATAAACTCCCAAAACGACTGACCGCAAAATTTATCTTGTTTCCAGCCGAAGGCTTCACAAGCAGCTACATTGGCAAAGGTCACCCGCCCTTGCAAATCAATGCGGATAATAATGTCCGTTTGGCTTTCCACAAGTTGGCGGTAGAGGTTTTCGCTTTGCTGCAATGCTTCCTCGACCCGTTGGCGTTGGCTAATTTCTTGTTGCAAGAGTAGGTTAGACCTGACAAGTTCAAATGTCCGTTCCGCCACTCGTCTTTCTAACTCATCGTTAGCTTGACGTAGTGCTTCTTTTACTTGTTTGCGTTCGGTAATATTGCAAAGTAGCCAGCGCCAGCCAACCTGCTTGCCCTGTGAGTCGTATATGGCAGCCACTTTGATGCTAGCCGGGAAAGGTTTCTTTTTCCGGGGTTTTAGATAAACTTCCCACTCCTGCACCTGCTGCAAATTATTCAGTCGGGTGGTAAAGGTCTGGCGGTCTTCTTGAGCAATAAACAATATTAACGGTTTGTTGACCAAATATTCTGCCACTACACCGAACAACGTCGTTGCTGCACGATTAGCCTCTTGGATAATACCTGCTGCATCGGTTACCAAATAACCATCTGGAGCGAACTCAAACAAATCCTGGTAACGCTGCCGTTCTAATTCTACTAGCTCACCAGCAACGAGCAGTTCTTCATTCTGTTGGCGTAGTTCCTCTTGTGCAGTCCGAAATTCTTCGAGGGCTTCTTGAAGTTCCTGATTAATTTGCATGATTTCAGCAGATTGTGCCTCAACCCATAGTTTTAAGTAATTTTGAGTTTGGCAGCGCACTTGGTCTATTTCGATTTGCTGATTAACCTGGCTGAATTCATCTGTGGATTTTTGTAAAGATTGCTGTAAGCCATCAACAACCCCAACCATTTTTACCAAATCAAAGGCTTGTAGCAAGCTAGTATCACTGATGATTCCTACCAATTGCCCACCGTCGTCCAAAACTGGCAGATGGCGAATTTGATGCTGATGCAATAACGATAAGGCTATGAAAATATCCTGAGAATCTGATTCTCTCAGGGTAACAACTGGCTGCGTCATTACCTCAGCCATTGTCACCGTCGAGAAGTCAATTCCAGAAGCTATAAGCTTAACTACATCTTTTTCTGTAAAAATACCTAATAAATATCCTCGCTCCATAACCAAGATGCAGTCACTTAATGATTGACCTGCAAGGCTTAAATCGAATGCCGTACTTAAGGTGGTGGGAGCAGAATTATTACATCTTTCCTGACTCATTAAGATAATAGCTTCGACTGCATAACTATTAGGGTTAATCGTTAATGGAGTACGATTAATAACATGATATAAAGTAGGTAAATTAATTAGCTGATCGTTGAATCGCATAGTTAATTAGTCAATTCTAATTATCTTGTTGATATCAGGATGAACTAGCAGAAGCTAGCAAAACTTATAACAAGTAAATTGTTGTAAATCAAGAATTTTTCTGCTTAAAGAAGCGATTAATCAAGTATATGGATAAATGCGTCCTGTAAATTTCACCAGACAGTACAGGGAAAACAGCATAATTTAGTAACCAAGCCAGGAACAGCAAGTAGATAGAATTTTAGAGTAGACAAACTCATTCTATTGTCAAATTCAAAATAGATGATCTGCTATTTAAAGAGATTACCTTAATTAATGCTCTTGTAGTATTACGTAGTGTCAAATTTTGGAAATTGATAATAGGACTAGACCCGGATTTATCACCACATCTCTCAAAACCTTGTGCTCTTGAGCTCTTGAGCAGAGGAGAGTTCAATGTGCCTCCCCTCTGCCCCTCTGCCCCTCTGCACATCTGATCTCAAGCTTGTGAGAAATGCGGGGTTAGCGCCCTACTCTTAAGCAAGCTATCAAGAGCGTCTCCAGAGTTGCCATACCCCCGCGGACAGGGCGTCATTTAAATTGCATATTTGCGTTCCTACGTCTTTCTAGGGATCTGAAATTATGGAACTTAAAAACACATCAGCTTAGCTGGGCGATCGCCAGAACACATACCTCAAACTTCTTTCTTTGTCCTCTGTAATTCTACCAGTAAAATATGAGGATCTCATGAAGATCTAGTTAAATATGCTGGGATCATTACTCAAGAAATATGTATAAATATTATAGAAATAATAAGTAATTTAAATTTACTCACAAGTTCCTCACATTCTAAGACTATAGTCAAAATATAGACAAATTAAGTTTAAGTAACTAAGGGTTTGTCAACTGGCTGCCTTGATTTGCAATAACACTTTTATTAACTGGATTTGACAAAACTATGAATTACTGTCCTTGCTGTTCTGGTTTACTTTTAGAACATATACGCGGTAGAGAGACTTATTGGTTCTGTCGCCACTGTTGGCAAGAAATGCCTGTTTATAATTGGCAGGAATCCAGTTCATTTGCAGAGACCGTAATGGGAAAACTACCTAGTAAACCTCAAACACAAGAACCTACTCATACAACTATTTACGCAAGGCAACGGCAATCGAGCAGTGGATGGATAGGACTACAACAGTTACCTGCTTAATACCAATTAACTGAAATCAAATAAGTATAATTTCCTGCTATTTGTTTTCAGTAATCAATTAATCGAAATGTGAGGCTCTAGCC
It encodes the following:
- a CDS encoding PAS domain S-box protein, translated to MRFNDQLINLPTLYHVINRTPLTINPNSYAVEAIILMSQERCNNSAPTTLSTAFDLSLAGQSLSDCILVMERGYLLGIFTEKDVVKLIASGIDFSTVTMAEVMTQPVVTLRESDSQDIFIALSLLHQHQIRHLPVLDDGGQLVGIISDTSLLQAFDLVKMVGVVDGLQQSLQKSTDEFSQVNQQIEIDQVRCQTQNYLKLWVEAQSAEIMQINQELQEALEEFRTAQEELRQQNEELLVAGELVELERQRYQDLFEFAPDGYLVTDAAGIIQEANRAATTLFGVVAEYLVNKPLILFIAQEDRQTFTTRLNNLQQVQEWEVYLKPRKKKPFPASIKVAAIYDSQGKQVGWRWLLCNITERKQVKEALRQANDELERRVAERTFELVRSNLLLQQEISQRQRVEEALQQSENLYRQLVESQTDIIIRIDLQGRVTFANVAACEAFGWKQDKFCGQSFWEFIHPDDLPQVMENVTALVSSSYTLTTGERRAFTVNGIRWFQWKSIAIKDEKGQVVEIQGVGRDITEQQVALRDRQLAEEALRQSEEKFRNFAENSQAVIWIASPDSFDPLYISPAYEKIWGRSSQDLFEQSEFWINTVHPDDGHCHTKLIEQLLNNQSASAEYRIFQLDGSLRWIWNRGFPVCNAQGKINYYGGIAEDITDRKLAEESLQESEARLSLALETAQMGIWDRNLMANTVIWSANMGPLYGLPSGTSCPPFEDYLNLIHPEDRESVVASITRVIEQGRGTTEYRVVWPDGSIHWLNSTSQVYYNEIGEPIRMIGTNRDVTDRKLNEQKISEQAALLDIATDAILVRDFQSQILFWNKGAERMYGWLSTEMMTTDSREILFQAETKTQLEVPLKSVIESGSWQGELDKITKSGKKIVVESRWTLMQDANGKPKSILCVDTDITEKKQLQEQFFRTQRLESIGTLAGGIAHDLNNILTPILAAAQLLQDKFFQDEERSEQLMALVESNAKRGASLVKQVLSFARGFKGERTIIQVEYLISEIIQIVKQTFPKSIEFSTVISEDIWAVTGDTTQLHQVLMNLIVNARDALPDGGNIEISATNQFIDQAYTKMNLDAKVGYYIVITVGDNGIGIPPEILDKIFEPFFSTKGVNTGTGLGLSTALGIIKSHGGFIKVSSRVGKGSKFKVFLPAVEASQVFDTEDSEAHPGKGELILVVDDEAQIRDIAKIILENHNYKMIAASNGIEAIALYAQHKHQIQAVLMDIMMPEMDGITAIRTLQKMNKQVQIIACSGLNSMEVFAEAGDTNVQAVLSKPYTGKELLKILHQVFRSN